In Planctomycetota bacterium, one genomic interval encodes:
- a CDS encoding sigma-70 family RNA polymerase sigma factor has translation MPIDQSTLMRVLVADRTRLLAYIWAIVRDEDVAEDVYQEMAISAVTKVGQINDEDHLNRWLRQAARYRSLDALRRRSAEPLVFDDAVLDALEADWDRRTHDAMRLRSALRECIASLSPYAQKLLTMRYEQDLTGEHLASAASRSINTVYTALARAHRALALCVRQRLAKGGTSDV, from the coding sequence ATGCCCATCGATCAGTCCACACTTATGCGGGTTCTCGTCGCCGACCGGACGCGGCTGCTGGCGTACATCTGGGCGATCGTGCGCGATGAGGATGTGGCGGAGGATGTGTATCAGGAGATGGCGATCAGTGCGGTGACGAAGGTGGGCCAGATCAATGACGAGGACCATCTGAATCGCTGGCTTCGTCAGGCAGCCCGGTATCGCTCGCTTGATGCGCTGCGTCGCCGTTCGGCCGAGCCGCTCGTGTTCGATGACGCGGTGCTCGATGCGCTGGAAGCGGACTGGGATCGGCGGACGCACGATGCGATGCGCCTCCGCTCGGCCCTGCGCGAGTGCATCGCTTCGCTTTCGCCCTATGCGCAGAAGCTTCTGACGATGCGCTATGAGCAGGATCTGACGGGCGAACATCTGGCGTCGGCGGCTTCGCGCTCGATCAATACCGTCTACACCGCACTGGCGCGGGCGCACCGGGCGCTGGCGCTGTGCGTGCGTCAGCGACTGGCGAAAGGGGGGACGTCCGATGTCTGA
- a CDS encoding prepilin-type N-terminal cleavage/methylation domain-containing protein, translating to MRSIDESRSNAFGDVRVTRRSLSGGDRGYPLRQRGFTLIELLVVTSIIALLVAILLPAMRAAREAGRLVVCTTHLHQQYVAMLAYVGDNTGALPNVTFVPGGNLNNLANVYGGRHVSWENGRFVDLTDRLLNPYADGTDNDIWECPDDPQGKPRDARALTDPPGLGVYQAVWGNAFQYNIFLVKANVAHSFGNGAYTRLTSIRYSARAWAFQEWPAWDVMSNYMNRWAYVGVGNDRWSFHDPEGRPGNTQTTRSNTCFVDGHVYWTPYQIGKWDSDEYTSRDIP from the coding sequence ATGCGTTCGATCGATGAAAGTCGATCGAACGCCTTTGGAGATGTGCGGGTCACGCGCCGCTCGTTGAGCGGCGGCGATCGAGGATATCCCTTGCGTCAGCGTGGATTCACATTGATCGAGCTGTTGGTGGTGACGAGCATCATCGCGCTGCTGGTGGCGATCCTTCTGCCGGCGATGCGGGCGGCGCGCGAGGCGGGGCGGCTCGTGGTCTGCACCACGCATCTGCATCAGCAGTACGTGGCGATGCTCGCTTATGTCGGCGACAACACCGGGGCGCTGCCGAATGTGACCTTCGTCCCCGGGGGCAATCTCAACAACCTCGCCAATGTCTACGGCGGGCGCCACGTCAGTTGGGAGAACGGGCGATTCGTCGACCTGACCGACCGACTGCTCAATCCCTACGCCGACGGAACGGACAATGACATCTGGGAATGCCCCGACGATCCGCAAGGCAAGCCGCGCGATGCGCGGGCGCTGACCGACCCGCCGGGGCTGGGCGTGTATCAGGCCGTCTGGGGCAACGCGTTCCAGTACAACATCTTCCTCGTCAAGGCCAACGTCGCGCACAGCTTCGGCAACGGAGCGTACACCCGGCTGACCTCGATCCGCTACTCCGCACGCGCGTGGGCGTTTCAGGAATGGCCCGCGTGGGATGTGATGAGCAATTACATGAATCGATGGGCGTATGTCGGCGTGGGCAACGATCGCTGGTCGTTCCACGATCCGGAGGGCCGGCCCGGCAATACGCAGACGACGCGCAGCAACACGTGTTTCGTCGATGGCCACGTGTACTGGACGCCGTATCAGATCGGCAAGTGGGACAGCGACGAATACACCTCGCGGGATATTCCGTAA
- a CDS encoding 50S ribosomal protein L19, with the protein MTHPMIAQIEAPQLKTDLPRVNIGDTVDVHTRIIEGDKERIQIFSGVVIAMKGHGITKVITVRRIVANEGVERIIPVNSPRVAKIEVVRQGHARRAKLFYLRDRVGKSRRLRDKRRGLKHGIETPGSADSAPAAE; encoded by the coding sequence ATGACCCACCCCATGATTGCCCAGATCGAAGCCCCCCAGCTCAAGACCGACCTGCCCCGCGTCAACATCGGCGACACCGTCGATGTCCATACGCGCATCATCGAAGGCGACAAGGAACGCATCCAGATCTTCAGCGGCGTCGTCATCGCCATGAAGGGGCACGGGATCACCAAGGTCATCACCGTCCGCCGCATCGTCGCCAACGAAGGCGTCGAACGCATCATCCCCGTCAACAGCCCGCGCGTCGCCAAAATCGAAGTCGTCCGCCAGGGCCACGCCCGTCGCGCCAAGCTTTTCTACCTCCGCGACCGTGTCGGCAAGTCCCGCCGACTCCGCGACAAACGCCGTGGCCTCAAGCACGGGATCGAAACCCCCGGCTCCGCCGACAGCGCCCCCGCCGCCGAGTAA
- the trmD gene encoding tRNA (guanosine(37)-N1)-methyltransferase TrmD: MRIDVLTLFPEMFEPVLGTSILKRAAEAKIVSYHLTDIRAHTQNKHGKVDDRPYGGGPGMVMACQPVYDAVRATEAQDPAPARRILMTPQGMPLRQALAEELAREPRLLIIAGHYEGVDERVIDELDPMPLSIGDYVLSGGELPAMVLIDTVVRLIPGVLGHEDSAHHDSFSGGADRLLEGPQYTRPPEWTGRKVPDVLLSGDHAAIEAWRKQQAVKRTTERRPDLLDETD; encoded by the coding sequence ATGCGGATCGACGTGTTGACGCTGTTTCCGGAAATGTTCGAGCCCGTGTTGGGAACGAGCATCCTCAAGCGGGCAGCCGAAGCGAAGATCGTCAGCTACCACTTGACCGACATCCGTGCACATACGCAAAACAAGCACGGCAAAGTCGACGACAGACCCTACGGCGGCGGACCGGGAATGGTCATGGCCTGCCAGCCGGTGTATGACGCGGTTCGAGCGACCGAAGCTCAGGACCCCGCACCGGCGAGACGAATACTGATGACGCCGCAGGGCATGCCGCTGCGGCAGGCGCTGGCTGAAGAGCTGGCGCGTGAACCGAGGCTCCTGATCATTGCCGGACACTATGAAGGTGTTGACGAGCGCGTGATTGACGAGCTTGATCCGATGCCCCTGAGCATCGGCGACTACGTGCTCAGCGGCGGGGAACTGCCGGCCATGGTGCTCATCGACACTGTGGTGCGACTGATCCCCGGCGTGCTGGGCCACGAAGACTCGGCTCACCATGACTCGTTCAGCGGCGGGGCCGACCGGCTGCTCGAAGGACCGCAATACACCCGTCCGCCCGAGTGGACCGGCCGGAAAGTGCCCGATGTGTTACTGAGCGGCGATCACGCCGCCATCGAGGCATGGCGAAAACAGCAGGCCGTCAAGCGGACCACCGAACGCCGCCCCGACCTGCTCGACGAAACCGATTAA
- the rpsP gene encoding 30S ribosomal protein S16: MAVKLRMKRLGSTHRPFYRLTAVDERKKRDGRVIEEFGHYNPVEKDPAKQTVIKLDRAAYWLSVGAQPSDTVATLLRKAGLNAKSGTKVDAQTLPTAGA; this comes from the coding sequence ATGGCTGTCAAGCTGCGAATGAAGCGACTGGGTTCGACGCACCGTCCGTTCTACCGGCTGACCGCCGTGGACGAGCGCAAGAAGCGCGACGGGCGCGTGATCGAGGAATTCGGTCACTACAACCCGGTCGAGAAGGACCCGGCCAAGCAGACCGTGATCAAGCTCGATCGTGCGGCGTATTGGTTGAGCGTCGGCGCTCAGCCCAGCGACACGGTCGCTACGCTGCTCCGCAAGGCCGGGCTCAATGCCAAGTCGGGCACGAAGGTCGACGCTCAAACCCTTCCGACCGCCGGCGCCTGA